The sequence GAGACGATGCCGCAAGGAACGTACGAATCGGCTGTTCTCGACGCCCGTTCGACCGCGACCTGGGGCCGTATCTGGTGGCGTTCGGGCGGTGACGTAGCGATACAGACTCGCACCGGCAATACTGAGAAGCCCGACGAAACGTGGAGTGGGTGGAGCGTCGCGCAGGTCGATCAAAAAGGCGGACAGATCACGAGCCCAAAGGCGAGATACATTCAATGGCGAGCGGTGCTCAAACCGTCATGGCCGGTCCCCGAGGGAGCGACCGACGACCGGACATCCTTGAACGAGGTGAATCTCGCCTTTGTCGCCCGGAACATCGCGCCTGAGATCCTGTCGATCAGCGTCCTGCCAACCAACGTCGGTCTCGCATCGAATCCCCCGATCCAGATCGATCCGAATATTGTGCTTTCCGGAATGGAGCCGGCGACATTCGGCATTCCGGTGACGGCGGTTCCGCCGCGGCGCGTCTATCAAAAAGGAGCGACCTCGCTGCAATGGACCGCCGAAGATCGCAACGGCGACGCTCTCGTCTATGACGTCTATTACCGAGAGATCGGTGATGCGGCCTACAAACCGCTGCGCCGCGGTCTGATCGAAAACTTCCTCGCAATCGACGGCCAATCACTGGCGGATGGGCGCTATGTTTTCCGAGTGGTCGCGCGTGACGAGCCTTCTAATCCAGCGACACTTGCGTTATCGGGCGAGAGATTGACCGAACCTGTCGATATCGACAACACTGCACCCGTCGTCACAACCGTCGGCACGCCGCAGATCACCGGCGATACGGCCCGCATCGTATTCGACGCCCTAGACACGTCGAGCTATCTCACACGTGCCGAGTACAGCGTCAACGGCGGTGAATGGCACACCGTCTACGCCGACGACGGCATCTCAGACAGCAACCGTGAACGCTACACGATCGAGCTCGCCGCCGAGCCGGGCGAACATGCGGTTACGCTGCGTGTATTTGATGTGAACGCGAACTCAGGGAATACCCGAATCGTTGTGCGGCGGTAGGTACGAGGGCACGAGCGTGAGCAAGGGCGATGCTCTCAGCGTGAGTATTAGGCCCTTGCTAACGCGCGGGCTTATGCAATGTCACTTTTTTGGCAGCGTCATAGTTTTGCCTTCGCTATCGATCTCGAGATGCCGGGTCGTTGAGTCTGTGACGCTTGGCGGGACGAGGTCGCCAGTCTTGTAGCGAGATTCGGTGGGGGCGACGAATTCTGTCTGGGCTGGCGTGAGGCTAGCGACAGGCGCGGGGCCGACCGCGGCGTTTGATTGACTGGCGATGCCGACCTGAGAGCGGCGGTCGTTCTTGAACTGAGCGAATTTTGCAACCCCGTTGCCAAGCATAATAAACGCTGGGATCAGCATCCAGAACCACCATCCGCTTCCCTTGCCCGTGGCTCCGAGAATGAGGGCAACGATAATGAAAGCCGTCCCCATGAAGATCTGTGAATAGGCGGCTTCGCAGCCTTTGGCCTTTTGTTTGCGCAGTTCGGTGGTCTCCGTCGGAGGAGCACCCGAGAGCGCCTGCGAGACGTTGCCGAGGTCAGTTCCGCATCCGCGGCAAAACTTACCAGTCTCAGGATTCTGTTGTCCGCATTTGGGGCAAAACATAGTTAAGTTCGTTGCCGTCTGGCTTCGAATAGTATTACGCCGGCGGCGACGGAGACGTTCAGAGAATCTATTTTTCCATACATCGGGATGTTTACCAAGACGTCGCAGTTATCGGCAACCAGCCGGTGGATGCCCCTACCCTCGCCACCGAGTACGAGAGCACTCGGCCGCGTCCAGTCCCAATCGGTGTATGAAGTTGACGCATCGGCCGATGTGCCGACGACCCAGACGTTCTTGTCCTTAAGCGTTTTGATGACACTGTTCAGGTTTTGGGCCTTTGCGACTGCCAGAAACTCGACCGCGCCGGCCGAGGATTTGGCGACCGTATCGGTCAGCCCGACGGCGCGGCGTTCGGGAATGATGATGCCGTCGGCACCCGCACACTCGGCCGTTCGGATGATGGCACCTAGATTGCGCGGGTCTTCGACGCCGTCAAGCAGGAGGAGAAGTGCGGGACCGGCCGCTTTGTCGAGTACCTGATCGAGATTGGCATACTCCGCCGAGGCAATAAAGGCCATTACTCCCTGATGGTTAGCGTCCGAGCCTAACTGGTGCGTGAACGTATCGCGCGGCACTCGGTTCCAAGCTATACACCGTTCGTGACACAAGTCGATGATGTCGACAAGCCGCTTTTCCCGAACGCCCTCAGCGATCAGCACCTTGTCGATCCGGCGTTTGTCAGCGCGCAAGGCCTCTAGGACGGGCAGAACGCCGTAGATCAGTCTGGAGTCTTGTGTCTGGGATATTGGGTGGGCCCGTCGCTTCGGGCGGCCGCCATGACTGCTTGACCTTCCTGCTCGAGACTGATGCCTTGAGACTTCGGACTTTCTTTTCATAGAAGATGCCATTGCAGGCGCGAGTATTTGGTGAACTGGATCACGTTGTTTGTCGAGGCCACGCTGCCGAACTCAACCTTGCCGAATCCAGCACGTTGCAGGCCTTGCGGATCTTTTCGAGACTCGACGGGCCAGATCGCGTCAAGCGAATTCCTGATGCGAGCGTAGTCTGTCACAACCTTGGCATTTGGAGCGTATTCGCTGAGGGCCGTTACGAGGCGGCGAAGATTCTCTCCCGCCAGCAAGCTCTTGTCCTGGCCGAGGCAAGTGAAATCAAAACCGGCTAGATGGATGCGCCAGCCGCGCGCTTCGCTTCGGCTGTAGATATCGAGCACGGCCTGATCGGAATCGGCCGTCGTTTCGTCGAGCACCTTTGCCTCCTTGCCGCGGCGACGTTTTTTTTCAAGAGAATCCGTGCGACTTGAGCGGAGTGTTCCGATGACGAGCAGAGCGAGATCGTCGCGACAGATATGCTGTGTGGCATGCGTATTGAAATCCCAAACGGTAATGCCGTCGCCGGTAATTTCGATGCCCTTGATCCGCGTCGGCAGCGAATCGGCATCAAGGTCGGCATCACCGACAATTCGGCAATCGAGGCCGAGTCCCGAAAGTTTTTTGACGCTGGCCGCCAGTTCGGCATCGCTAGAAACTCGTGCTACCGGCACAGGCACGCCGGCGTCGAGCAACGGAGTCAGCCGTTCGGCATCGATCCCAACAATACCGGATAGCACGGCGGCATTCGGCCGCGGATCGTTGAGGTTCGGCAGATAGATCAGGTTCCAACCGCGTTCCCACGTCTCGGGCTGTCTGAGCGAAAATCTGACGGTCGAGAGGTCGGCAATCTCGAGAGCCTTGCCACAATACACGCAAGCGGAGCGGTTTGGCGGATTCGTGCGGCCGCAGGAGCACTTCACCAGTTCCGAGGGGCGAAATGCGATGTCTTCCGATTGAATTTTCGGATCGAATCGGTGCTCTTTATCGGTGCTCTCAGGCATAGTGGCGGGCCGGGGTTGGCGCGATTTTAGCACTTTCGGGCCAAAAATGCTTGACCGTTGATTGCCCCGTTGGCAAACTAGAACCAAGGCAGCGTTCTGTGATCAGGTGTGAGCAAAGGTATTTATCAAGGCGGTTTATCGAAAGCAAATTGTTATATCAGCGGGTTGTTAGCCCTCTATTGGAGACAAGATTCGGTAACAAATTTCCAGCCTTTCACATCAACTCAAGCGGTGCCGAATACTCGTAGTTTGAGGTGGCTCTAATGAAATTCGATACGGCGGCCGGTTCATCCTGGCAGTTTGGTCATCGCGGACGTGTCGCCGTTTTTATCGACGGGAATAATTTGTTTCACGCCGCACGTTTTCACAATATTGATATCGATTACACCAAGCTTCTCCGCGTCCTGCTCGGCGACGGACGGCTGCTTCGGGCGTTCTTTTATACCGGCGTCGATGCCGGAGCCGAGCGGCAGCAGGGCTTTCTGCTTTGGATGCGGCGAAATGGTTTTCGCGTCATTCAGAAGGAGCTAAAGACCTTTTACGACGGCACACGAAAGGCCAACCTCGATGTTGAGATCGCGGTCGATATGCTAAGTCTGGCCGGGCGCTACGATACAGCCGTGCTCGTATCGGGTGACGAGGATTTTGTCTATGCTATCAACGCGGTCGCTTACAAAGGCTGTCGTGTTGAGATCGCCGGATTCCGGTCGAATACTGCCCCGCGATTGATCGACGTAGGCGACTACTTCATCGACTTGGGCGACATCGCGCATCTCATCCGTAAGGACGTCGGGCAGCCGGGAGACTACGAAGTGCCGTCGTTCGTGCCACCCGAAGAAGGCGGATTTGCCAAGGCGGATCGGGATGACTATTCCGATGTGACGCGGCATGGACGCGAGTGATCGACCTTCTCTAGAGCGCTTACAAGTTTTCCACAGATATTAAGCTCAAGACGATCAAGCGTATTTTTGGACAAGTATCGGTTCTGCTGCGCTTTACAGTTGACGGTCTTAGGTAAATGTTGATACTATCGCTTAGCTTTCTTAAGCGCTTATCCCTAAACAACCGAGATTCTTGACACAGAGAGCATATGAATTGTCCGGTTTGTGATCGCCTGTTAGCTCCAACACTGTCGATTTGCCCGGCGTGCGGTACGATGATGAACGATACCGTTCGTGAAGAACTGCAATCTAAGATAACGATGCGGCCGCCGTCCCGGGTCGCGATCCGGGCGACGGACGACACGGCGCCTTCGACCGCGTCGGCACGGCCAGCCGCGAGGATTGTGACCGCAGGCCTTGTCGCGCCGAAAACGAGTCCAACGCTCGTCGAGTTTCAGAACAAGCAGCCGGCCTTACCGGATTGGCGTCTGCAGATGCAAAACGCGGTCAGGCACCGTAGGAGCATGAAAGAGCCGGCCGTACCGTCGACGCCGGCGACCGCACCGGCTGCTGTCGCGATGGGAGGCGTTACCGCCAAGCCCGAGGTGGAGACTACGATCAATGATCCTCGTGTGAGCAAAGCGCTCGATCGTATCCATGCCTCGCGTGCAAAATTTACTGAAGCCCGGCCACATTCCGGTGCGCGAAAACCGCAGATGACGCCGACTCCACCGATGCCCCGGCCGGCGGCAAGACTCGGTGTGGTTGCGACCGGCACGGTCGCGGCGCCGTCGCGTATTCAGCCTGTTCAGAGGCCGAAACTCGTCGTTCCGGCTCAGCCAGCCAAGCGTGTCACAAGCCAACTGCCGCCAATCGAATCGGTGGAGTTGCTGCCGGTTGAGAAACCCGTGGAGCTCAACGCCGAGGTTCCCATCGTTCCCTTTGTGGCGGCTGAGATCGATCGGATAAGGATCCATGTCTCGCAGGATACAACCGTCGATCAGGCTTCCGATTCCGCAATTGACGATATTGAGGATCTCGCTCCGTTCTCGATGCGGTTCGGTGCGGGCCTGTTTGACCTGATCATCGGAGCATTCATCGCAATGGCAGCGATGTCACCGTTCATTTTGGCAGGCGGCGATTGGTCCACGACGAGCGGAATACTCCTCTTCACAGGCGTTTGGGCAATCGTTCTTTTCGTCTATATGACCGTTTGCCTGGGATTTGTCGGCAAGACGATAGGGATGCGGCTGTTTTCACTTGAGCTCGTGGACGCGTTTGAGAACGAATACCCGACGCTTCACCAGGCCGCGATCAGTTCCGCCGTCTATCTCGTCACGCTGCCGCTGGTCGGGGCGGGCTTTCTGACCATCCTCTATAACGAAGAGAACCGAGCGCTTCACGACTTGCTTTCCGGCACGATCCTCGTCAAGGAATTCTAGCCGCAATTCGCGATTTGTATCGATTACAATCGACCTGTGACGCAGGACGAACATCGACCTCAACCTGATCCCGATCTTGATCGGCTGGCCATGGCTGCCCGCCGGAAGGCTATCCGCGAGATCTCGAAGCTCGAGAAACTCATTGAGAACCTTCACGGTGACCTTCGCCGTCACGGTGACGCGACCGAGTGGAGAAAATTCGGCGATCTTCTGCTTGCGAACGCCTCGAATGCTGTTCGTGATGGTGACATTTTCTACGTTACGGACTATTTTGATGCGGCGGCGCCGATGCTTGCCATCCCAGTCGACAACGCGGCCACGCCGACGGAGGCGGCCGAAGCATTCTTTCGCCGGTATTCGAAGGCGAGAAACGCTTCGCAGAGGGTGGCTGAGCGGCTAGAGATAACAGAGGCCAAACTAGGTCAGGCTCACGAGTGGCTCAAGACGGTTGACCATGCGATCGCCGTTGGTGACCGTGCATTCCTAATAACAGCGGCCGAGACGAAACCGCAGATCAATAACCGGCGAGCTAAGAAGAAAACAGGCGCAGAGTTCAAGGGTGCTCGCCGATTCGCTTCGTCTGAAGGCTACGAGATACTTGTCGGGAAAAAGGCTGCGGACAACGATTTTCTGACCTTTCGCGTGGCCCGCTCGCGTGATATTTGGATGCACGCAGCTGATTATCCCGGCTCGCACGTTGTGATCAGGAAGCGTGGCGGAGCCGATATTCCGCACCGTACGTTGATCGAAGCCGCACAGATTGCAGCGTTTTACAGCGACGCTCGGAGCCTCGGCAAGGCTACTGTCCGCTACACCGAGAAGAAATTTGTAAATAAGCCGAAACGGGCACCTGCAGGACGGGTGAGTATAGCGGATTTCAAGACCGTCGTCGTCGAGCCCGGAATACCGCCGGGCACAGAGTATATTACTCGCTCATGACCATCGCGACCGTTTGCTTCATCTTACCAATCACGTCTCCGCCACCGCCGAGAAAGACCCCGCGCAGCTTGCCTTCGCGATCAATTACGAAACTCTGGGGAATGGCGTTGAAGTTGGAAACCCGATTGAATCTCCCGACGAGTTCACCGGGGATGCGGGCCAGCTCATAGTTCAATTTCATCGACGCCGCAAATCGCTGCATGTCCTCGATCTTTTCGGGCTGGCCATCATGTGCGCCGATATCGAGTCCGAGGACCGTGAAACCCTTGTCGCCAAATGTGTTTTGCAGTTCGACCAGATGCGGCATCTCGCCGCGGCATGGCCCGCACCAAGTTGCCCAGAGGTTGATCAGCACGACCTTGCCCTTGCGGTCGGCGATCTTGCTCTTTGTGCCATCGATCATCTCGAATTCCGCATCCGATACCGCACTCGGCAGCGGCGGATACTCCGCCGATCTACTATTCGATGCGGTTCGGTTGGATGATCTGTTTGTGCCCGAATTGACACCGGTGTCGCCACATGAGGCGATCATCAATGCCGAAACGGTCGCGATGGCTACCTTTAGAAATACTCTCGTCATCTAGTCTCTTCTCTTACGCAATGCGCGACTTTAAGGTTCAGCCGATGCCGCTGTCCAAATCAAAGAAAACAGTAGCATCAAATTGAACGTGCGCAAAATCGGAGACTTGCCGCGATCAGATCTTGAATCCGCCGCGCGTAAGCAATGACTCAAATCCTGTCTTGTCCACGGCCTTGATGTATGCGTCTAGAGGTTCGACAGTGCCATTCTGGACGTGCTCGAAGAGCGCATCGTTCAGCACGACCATGCCGTAGTTTTTGCCGGTCTGCATGGCCGACGGTATCTGGAACGTCTTGCCTTCGCGGATCAGGTTTGAGATCGCGGGCGTGACAATTAGGACCTCAAGGGCCGCCACACGGCCGCCGCCCTTCTTTGGCAGCAGTGTTTGGGCAATCACGCCCTTGAGCGATTCCGAGAGCATCACGCGGATCTGCTGCTGACGATCCGCGGGGAATTGATCGATAATGCGGTCAACGGTCGACGGGGCCGTCGTCGTGTGGAGGGTGCCAAAGACGAGATGCCCCGTCTCGGCTGTCTCGATGGCGATAGATATCGTCTCGAGGTCGCGCATCTCGCCAACGAGCACGATGTCAGGGTCCTCGCGAAGAGCTGCGCGCAGAGCGTCCTTGAAGCTGTCGGTATGATTGTGCACCTCTCGTTGATTCACAAGACATTTCTGGTTGTCGTGAACAAACTCGATCGGATCCTCAATGGTGATGATGTGGTCCTCTCGCGTCTTATTTATCGAGTCGACCATCGCGCAGAGCGTAGTCGATTTGCCCGAACCGGTCGGCCCGGTTACGACGACAAGCCCTTTGGATAGAGCACATAGATCCATTATCGCCTTTGAGAGGCCGAGCTGCTCGGCTGTCAGGATCTTGCTCGGGATGATGCGAAAGACGGCTCCCATCCCTTTGCGGTCAGCGAAGATATTGCACCGGAATCGAGCGAGGCCTGGTATCTCATAAGCAAAGTCGGTATCGCTGCGTCGGGCGAATTCCTCCTGGTTACGCTCGGGCATGATCGAGGTAAGAAGTTCGCGCATCGCGTCGGTAGTCAGCGGTTCCTGGCCGTTCTCTAGCGGGCACATCTTACCGTCCCTGCGCACCATCGGCGGCATCGATACGGAGAGGTGAAGGTCTGACGAGCCGATCTCGGCCATCTTCTTGAATAGCGTATCCATTCGCGCTGCCATCGCGGAGTTCGCCGGTGCCGGCACGAAAGACACTTCGGCGGGAAGCGAAACGGGAGCTACCGGGGCCGTGTGAGACGGGGCGGCCGAGGTTGGCGGTGTATAAGCCGGTTGCTCAAAGCTGATCTCTGAAGGCGGTTCGGCAACAGCAGTCGGCGTCATATCGGTATATTCGGGCATAAAATCACTTCTCCGTCGCATCGGCACCTCCGGTGCGGTCGCGCTAAAAACGGTCTGAAACGCAGGATCATTGACCGGAACCACGTCAGCCTCGATACCTGACGGCACATATTCCTGAGCAATGTCACGCTTTTCGGTCAGCAGATCCTCGAGTGAGTTCAACTCGACCTGTTCTGCTGTTGTCAGGTCGTAGGCAGACGATGAACTCTCAAGCTCATACGAGATAGCCTCAAAGCTCGGTGGCGGTTCGGCTGCCGTTGCCATGGGTGCCGGTTCGGGCCCGGCATTGAGCGAAATGTCATTATCAACAGCCGGGACTGGATCCTCGAATTGCGGTGTCGAGACAGGGATAGGGGCAACCGCCGGTGCGGGCGGTGTCTCAGGCAGCGGCTTCGGGACTGAGATCGAACCGTCTGATTCGCCGATCATAGGTCGGATCGTGACGATAAATCCGGCAGGTGATTTCAGGACCGTAAAACTAAAATTTCCCAGATTGTGCGGATGCACGAACTCTATCTCGGAACTGGTAGGCAGTGATGATTTGACGTCAGCCGGTATCAGGGGAAATACCATAGTGCTGATCTGCGGTCCGGCAAGCGGCGTATTCGCCACTTCGGTCGTTGCGTTCCCCGAGACAAGAAATGGATTCTTGTTCGGTTCGAGACGCAGCTCTTCGCTGCAGGATGAAAGAAGCTGCTTTAGGTAGTCGTTCAACTTTTCCATATGATGATCTTCAGGAGAGTACGCGTTGTGGTAATACGTGAGGACGAGGAGGCGTGGGCAGACGATGCCCTACCTGCAAGAATAGCAGAGGTTAACGTTGTTTGTCACGCGATTTTTAGTCTCAGAGGGTTACCGACTCGCGATATTCGCCCCATACTTTTCGTAGCGTGTTGCTGATCTCGCCGACGGTGGCGTAGGCTTCGACGGCGGTCAGGATATGGGGAAGCAGGTTTTCACTGCCTTGTGCGGCACCCTCGATTACGGCTAGTGCTTTGCCGGCTGCTTCGTCGTCACGTTGGGCTCGGAGGGCTTGTAGACGAGCAACTTGGTCGCGTTCGATCTGGTCATCGACGCGCAGGACCGGGATCGGTTCTTCCTCGGCTTGGAACCGGTTGACTCCGACCACGATCATATCGCCGTGTTCGACGGCTTTTTGGTATTCGTAGGCGGCCTCTTGTATCTCATTCTGGACATACCCGGTCTCTATCGCCCGCAGCATGCCGCCCATCGCGTCGATCTTTTCAATGTAGTCAACAGCAATCTTTTCGAGCTCGGTTGTTAGAGTTTCAATTGCATAACTTCCGGCCAGAGGGTCGACGGTGTCGGCGACGCCCGATTCGTGCGCGATGACCTGCTGCGTGCGTAGCGCGATGCGGGCGGCTGATTCGGTTGGTAATCCGAGCGCCTCGTCGAGTGAGTTCGTATGCAGTGACTGTGTGCCGCCGAGAACGGCAGCTAGGGCTTGGATGGTCGTCCGGACTACGTTTACGTCCGGCTGTTGGGCCGTCAGGGTTGATCCGGCGGTTTGGGTGTGGAAACGCAGCATCAGCGACTTTGGGTCTTTAGCGCCGAAACGCTCCCTCATTATCCGTGCCCATAAACGGCGGGCAGCACGGAACTTGGCAACTTCTTCGAGGAGTTGATTATGCGAGTTAAAAAAGAATGAGAGCCGAGGGGCGAACATATCGACGTCCAAGCCTACATCGATCGCGGCCTGCACATAGCAAATGCCATCAGCAAGCGTAAACGCGATCTCCTGGGCTGCGGTCGAGCCAGCCTCGCGGATGTGGTATCCGCTGATCGAGATGGTGTTCCAGTTCGGCACCTCGGCGGCGCAGTATGCGAACGTGTCCGTGATCAGCCGCAGGCTGGGTTTGGGCGGATAGATGTAGGTGCCGCGAGCGATGTATTCCTTGAGAATGTCGTTCTGGATCGTGCCGCCGATCCGATCGAAAGGCACGCCCTGTTTTCGAGCGACGGCGAGATAAAGACACAACAGTGTCGATGCCGTCGCGTTTATCGTCATCGACGTGGTCACCTGATCGAGCGGGATGCCGTCAAGCAACGTCAACATATCCTCGAGCGAGTCGATCGCGACACCGACCTTTCCGACCTCGCCGGCAGAGAGCGGATCGTCGCTGTCGATGCCGATCTGAGTGGGCAGGTCGAATGCCACACTGAGGCCCGTAGTTCCTTGGGAAAGAAGGTACTTATAGCGTTCGTTCGATTCGGCGGCCGTGGCGAAACCGGCGTATTGCCGCATCGTCCAAAAGCGACCGCGATACATATTGGGCCGGACGCCGCGTGTATATGGAAATTCGCCAGGCTCCCCGATTTCGCTGTCGTAATCGAACGACTTGGTGTTGTCGGGCCCGAAATCTTGCGGAAGATCAATGTCCGACGAGGTTTTGAACGATAAACGACGCTCAGCCATGCGGGTTGATTATACCATTCGAGGATCTCGATCAAGCTCAAGATATGGCGGCTCGTTTCCA is a genomic window of Chloracidobacterium sp. containing:
- the rlmB gene encoding 23S rRNA (guanosine(2251)-2'-O)-methyltransferase RlmB is translated as MKRKSEVSRHQSRAGRSSSHGGRPKRRAHPISQTQDSRLIYGVLPVLEALRADKRRIDKVLIAEGVREKRLVDIIDLCHERCIAWNRVPRDTFTHQLGSDANHQGVMAFIASAEYANLDQVLDKAAGPALLLLLDGVEDPRNLGAIIRTAECAGADGIIIPERRAVGLTDTVAKSSAGAVEFLAVAKAQNLNSVIKTLKDKNVWVVGTSADASTSYTDWDWTRPSALVLGGEGRGIHRLVADNCDVLVNIPMYGKIDSLNVSVAAGVILFEARRQRT
- a CDS encoding NYN domain-containing protein translates to MKFDTAAGSSWQFGHRGRVAVFIDGNNLFHAARFHNIDIDYTKLLRVLLGDGRLLRAFFYTGVDAGAERQQGFLLWMRRNGFRVIQKELKTFYDGTRKANLDVEIAVDMLSLAGRYDTAVLVSGDEDFVYAINAVAYKGCRVEIAGFRSNTAPRLIDVGDYFIDLGDIAHLIRKDVGQPGDYEVPSFVPPEEGGFAKADRDDYSDVTRHGRE
- a CDS encoding RDD family protein yields the protein MMNDTVREELQSKITMRPPSRVAIRATDDTAPSTASARPAARIVTAGLVAPKTSPTLVEFQNKQPALPDWRLQMQNAVRHRRSMKEPAVPSTPATAPAAVAMGGVTAKPEVETTINDPRVSKALDRIHASRAKFTEARPHSGARKPQMTPTPPMPRPAARLGVVATGTVAAPSRIQPVQRPKLVVPAQPAKRVTSQLPPIESVELLPVEKPVELNAEVPIVPFVAAEIDRIRIHVSQDTTVDQASDSAIDDIEDLAPFSMRFGAGLFDLIIGAFIAMAAMSPFILAGGDWSTTSGILLFTGVWAIVLFVYMTVCLGFVGKTIGMRLFSLELVDAFENEYPTLHQAAISSAVYLVTLPLVGAGFLTILYNEENRALHDLLSGTILVKEF
- a CDS encoding DUF814 domain-containing protein, which produces MTQDEHRPQPDPDLDRLAMAARRKAIREISKLEKLIENLHGDLRRHGDATEWRKFGDLLLANASNAVRDGDIFYVTDYFDAAAPMLAIPVDNAATPTEAAEAFFRRYSKARNASQRVAERLEITEAKLGQAHEWLKTVDHAIAVGDRAFLITAAETKPQINNRRAKKKTGAEFKGARRFASSEGYEILVGKKAADNDFLTFRVARSRDIWMHAADYPGSHVVIRKRGGADIPHRTLIEAAQIAAFYSDARSLGKATVRYTEKKFVNKPKRAPAGRVSIADFKTVVVEPGIPPGTEYITRS
- a CDS encoding TlpA family protein disulfide reductase, translated to MTRVFLKVAIATVSALMIASCGDTGVNSGTNRSSNRTASNSRSAEYPPLPSAVSDAEFEMIDGTKSKIADRKGKVVLINLWATWCGPCRGEMPHLVELQNTFGDKGFTVLGLDIGAHDGQPEKIEDMQRFAASMKLNYELARIPGELVGRFNRVSNFNAIPQSFVIDREGKLRGVFLGGGGDVIGKMKQTVAMVMSE
- a CDS encoding type IV pilus twitching motility protein PilT yields the protein MTPTAVAEPPSEISFEQPAYTPPTSAAPSHTAPVAPVSLPAEVSFVPAPANSAMAARMDTLFKKMAEIGSSDLHLSVSMPPMVRRDGKMCPLENGQEPLTTDAMRELLTSIMPERNQEEFARRSDTDFAYEIPGLARFRCNIFADRKGMGAVFRIIPSKILTAEQLGLSKAIMDLCALSKGLVVVTGPTGSGKSTTLCAMVDSINKTREDHIITIEDPIEFVHDNQKCLVNQREVHNHTDSFKDALRAALREDPDIVLVGEMRDLETISIAIETAETGHLVFGTLHTTTAPSTVDRIIDQFPADRQQQIRVMLSESLKGVIAQTLLPKKGGGRVAALEVLIVTPAISNLIREGKTFQIPSAMQTGKNYGMVVLNDALFEHVQNGTVEPLDAYIKAVDKTGFESLLTRGGFKI
- a CDS encoding methylmalonyl-CoA mutase family protein, translated to MAERRLSFKTSSDIDLPQDFGPDNTKSFDYDSEIGEPGEFPYTRGVRPNMYRGRFWTMRQYAGFATAAESNERYKYLLSQGTTGLSVAFDLPTQIGIDSDDPLSAGEVGKVGVAIDSLEDMLTLLDGIPLDQVTTSMTINATASTLLCLYLAVARKQGVPFDRIGGTIQNDILKEYIARGTYIYPPKPSLRLITDTFAYCAAEVPNWNTISISGYHIREAGSTAAQEIAFTLADGICYVQAAIDVGLDVDMFAPRLSFFFNSHNQLLEEVAKFRAARRLWARIMRERFGAKDPKSLMLRFHTQTAGSTLTAQQPDVNVVRTTIQALAAVLGGTQSLHTNSLDEALGLPTESAARIALRTQQVIAHESGVADTVDPLAGSYAIETLTTELEKIAVDYIEKIDAMGGMLRAIETGYVQNEIQEAAYEYQKAVEHGDMIVVGVNRFQAEEEPIPVLRVDDQIERDQVARLQALRAQRDDEAAGKALAVIEGAAQGSENLLPHILTAVEAYATVGEISNTLRKVWGEYRESVTL